In the Streptomyces sp. NBC_00525 genome, one interval contains:
- a CDS encoding DUF3073 domain-containing protein encodes MGRGRAKAKQTKVARQLKYSTGGTDLSRLASELGASTSSQPPNAEPFEDDDEEDDPYAQYADLYNDEDEDENDQSGPSSKRRGA; translated from the coding sequence ATGGGGCGCGGCCGGGCAAAGGCCAAGCAGACAAAGGTCGCCCGCCAGCTGAAATACAGCACCGGCGGGACGGACCTGTCGCGTCTGGCCAGTGAGCTGGGCGCATCGACTTCGAGTCAACCACCGAACGCGGAGCCGTTCGAGGATGACGACGAGGAAGATGACCCGTACGCACAGTACGCGGATCTGTACAACGACGAGGACGAGGACGAGAACGACCAGTCCGGTCCGTCGTCCAAGCGCCGCGGCGCTTGA
- a CDS encoding Leu/Phe/Val dehydrogenase, whose amino-acid sequence MTDVTGAPVDVLHTLFHSEQGGHEQVVLCQDRASGLKAVIALHSTALGPALGGTRFYPYASEADAVADALNLARGMSYKNALAGLEHGGGKAVIIGDPEQIKSEELLLAYGRFVASLGGRYVTACDVGTFVADMDVVARECRWTTGRSPENGGAGDSSVLTSFGVFQGMRASAQHLWGDPTLRGRKVGVAGVGKVGHHLVEHLLADGAEVVITDVREESVRRITERHPEVAVAADTDALIRTEGLDIYAPCALGGALNDDTVPVLTAKVVCGAANNQLAHPGVEKDLADRAILYAPDYVVNAGGVIQVADELHGFDFDRCKAKAAKIFDTTLAIFARAKEDGIPPAAAADRIAEQRMAEARRG is encoded by the coding sequence GTGACCGATGTGACCGGCGCGCCTGTCGATGTCCTGCACACCCTGTTCCACTCGGAACAGGGAGGACACGAACAAGTCGTCCTCTGCCAGGACCGGGCCAGCGGCCTCAAGGCCGTCATCGCCCTCCACTCCACCGCCCTGGGCCCCGCCCTCGGCGGCACCCGCTTCTACCCGTACGCCTCCGAGGCGGACGCCGTCGCCGACGCGCTGAACCTCGCGCGGGGCATGTCGTACAAGAACGCCCTCGCCGGCCTGGAGCACGGTGGCGGCAAGGCCGTCATCATCGGCGACCCGGAGCAGATCAAGAGCGAGGAACTGCTGCTGGCCTACGGCCGGTTCGTGGCCTCGCTCGGCGGTCGCTACGTCACGGCCTGCGACGTCGGCACGTTCGTCGCCGACATGGACGTCGTGGCCCGCGAGTGCCGCTGGACCACCGGCCGCTCCCCCGAGAACGGCGGCGCCGGCGACTCCTCGGTGCTCACCTCGTTCGGTGTCTTCCAGGGCATGCGGGCCTCCGCCCAGCACCTCTGGGGCGACCCGACGCTGCGTGGCCGAAAAGTGGGGGTCGCCGGCGTCGGCAAGGTCGGCCACCACCTCGTCGAGCACCTGCTCGCGGACGGCGCCGAGGTCGTGATCACGGATGTGCGCGAGGAGTCCGTGCGCCGGATCACCGAGCGCCACCCCGAGGTCGCCGTGGCGGCCGACACCGACGCGCTCATCCGCACCGAGGGCCTGGACATCTACGCCCCGTGCGCGCTGGGCGGCGCCCTGAACGACGACACGGTGCCGGTGCTCACGGCGAAGGTGGTGTGCGGCGCGGCCAACAACCAGCTCGCGCACCCGGGCGTCGAGAAGGACCTCGCCGACCGCGCCATCCTGTACGCACCCGACTACGTGGTGAACGCGGGCGGGGTCATCCAGGTCGCCGACGAGCTGCACGGCTTCGACTTCGACCGGTGCAAGGCGAAGGCCGCGAAGATCTTCGACACCACACTCGCGATCTTCGCACGTGCGAAGGAAGACGGCATTCCGCCGGCCGCCGCGGCCGACCGGATCGCCGAGCAGCGGATGGCGGAGGCGCGTCGCGGCTGA
- the purF gene encoding amidophosphoribosyltransferase encodes MPRGDGRLNHDLLPGEKGPQDACGVFGVWAPGEEVAKLTYFGLYALQHRGQESAGIAVSNGSQILVFKDMGLVSQVFDETSLGSLQGHIAVGHARYSTTGASVWENAQPTFRATAHGSIALGHNGNLVNTARLAEMVADLPRKDGRATQVAATNDTDLVTALLAGQTDDDGKPLTIEEAAAQVLPQVRGAFSLVFMDEHTLYAARDPQGIRPLVLGRLERGWVVASESAALDICGASFVREIEPGELVAIDENGLRTSRFAEAKPKGCVFEYVYLARPDTDIAGRNVYLSRVEMGRRLAAEAPVDADLVIATPESGTPAAIGYAEASGIPFGNGLVKNAYVGRTFIQPSQTIRQLGIRLKLNPLKEVIKGKRLVVVDDSIVRGNTQRALVRMLREAGAAEIHIRISSPPVKWPCFFGIDFATRAELIANGMSVEEIGTSMGADSLAYISIDSMIEATTIDKPNLCRACFDGEYPMELPDPELLGKQLLETELAAGPAATAASDALRRP; translated from the coding sequence GTGCCTCGTGGTGATGGACGACTCAACCACGACCTGCTCCCCGGAGAGAAGGGCCCCCAGGACGCTTGCGGCGTCTTCGGTGTCTGGGCTCCGGGCGAAGAGGTCGCCAAGCTCACCTATTTCGGACTGTATGCCCTGCAGCACCGTGGACAGGAGTCCGCGGGCATCGCAGTGAGCAACGGGTCCCAGATCCTGGTCTTCAAGGACATGGGACTGGTCTCGCAGGTCTTCGACGAAACCTCCCTGGGATCGCTCCAGGGCCATATCGCGGTCGGTCATGCCCGCTACTCCACCACCGGTGCCTCGGTGTGGGAGAACGCGCAGCCGACGTTCCGTGCCACCGCGCACGGCTCGATCGCCCTGGGCCACAACGGGAACCTGGTCAACACGGCCCGGCTCGCGGAGATGGTCGCCGACCTCCCGCGCAAGGACGGCCGCGCCACCCAGGTCGCCGCGACCAACGACACCGACCTGGTGACCGCCCTGCTCGCCGGCCAGACCGACGACGACGGCAAGCCGCTCACCATCGAGGAGGCCGCCGCCCAGGTGCTTCCCCAGGTGCGGGGCGCCTTCTCGCTGGTCTTCATGGACGAGCACACGCTCTACGCCGCCCGTGACCCGCAGGGCATCCGCCCGCTGGTCCTGGGCCGCCTGGAGCGCGGCTGGGTCGTCGCGTCGGAGTCCGCCGCCCTCGACATCTGCGGCGCCAGCTTCGTCCGCGAGATCGAGCCCGGTGAGCTGGTCGCCATCGACGAGAACGGTCTGCGCACTTCGCGATTCGCGGAAGCGAAGCCCAAGGGCTGTGTCTTCGAGTACGTCTACCTGGCCCGCCCCGACACCGACATCGCGGGCCGCAACGTCTACCTCTCCCGGGTGGAGATGGGCCGGCGGCTGGCCGCCGAGGCGCCCGTCGACGCCGACCTGGTCATAGCGACCCCGGAATCCGGGACCCCGGCCGCCATCGGCTACGCCGAGGCCAGCGGGATTCCGTTCGGCAACGGCCTGGTGAAGAACGCCTACGTCGGCCGGACCTTCATCCAGCCGTCCCAGACGATCCGCCAGCTGGGCATCCGCCTCAAGCTCAACCCGCTCAAGGAAGTCATCAAGGGCAAGCGCCTGGTGGTCGTGGACGACTCCATCGTCCGCGGCAACACCCAGCGCGCACTGGTCCGGATGCTCCGCGAGGCCGGTGCCGCCGAGATCCACATCCGGATCTCGTCGCCGCCCGTGAAGTGGCCCTGCTTCTTCGGCATCGACTTCGCGACCCGCGCCGAGCTGATCGCCAACGGCATGTCCGTCGAGGAGATCGGCACGTCGATGGGCGCCGACTCGCTCGCGTACATCTCGATCGACTCCATGATCGAGGCGACGACGATCGACAAGCCGAACCTGTGCCGCGCCTGCTTCGACGGTGAGTACCCGATGGAGCTCCCGGACCCGGAGCTGCTCGGCAAGCAGCTGCTGGAGACCGAGCTGGCGGCGGGCCCCGCGGCGACCGCGGCGTCCGACGCGCTGCGGCGTCCGTGA
- a CDS encoding maleylpyruvate isomerase family mycothiol-dependent enzyme produces MPPSQKRARRYDPARTRAAVLAQFTHVRDAVRTLTPEQLAAPSGLGDWTVRELAAHLTMALDHVSRTLELPAPALAKPEVSLLEWPFTTASRAPAIADDTAARAAAHPDLDALYAEVAARFEAAVPGASDDRLLATRVGAMRLGDFLVTRTVELVVHTDDLNAATGLRVPYDRQALAACSRLLADALAERAPGGSVEVRVPPYAVVQCVQGPRHTRGTPPNVVETDPLTWIRLATGRTEWAREVEAAKVSASGERADLSDLLPLMG; encoded by the coding sequence ATGCCGCCTTCGCAGAAGCGAGCCCGTCGCTACGACCCGGCCAGGACCCGCGCCGCGGTCCTCGCCCAGTTCACGCACGTACGGGATGCCGTGCGCACCCTGACCCCGGAGCAGCTCGCCGCGCCGAGCGGCCTCGGCGACTGGACGGTGCGCGAGCTGGCCGCCCACCTCACGATGGCCCTGGACCACGTCAGCCGGACGCTTGAGCTTCCCGCCCCGGCCCTGGCCAAACCCGAGGTGTCCCTTCTGGAGTGGCCGTTCACCACGGCCTCCCGTGCCCCGGCCATCGCGGACGACACCGCCGCGCGGGCCGCCGCCCATCCCGACCTGGACGCGCTGTACGCGGAGGTCGCCGCCCGGTTCGAGGCCGCGGTCCCCGGCGCCTCCGACGACCGGCTGCTGGCCACCCGCGTGGGGGCGATGCGCCTCGGCGACTTCCTGGTCACCCGCACCGTGGAGCTGGTCGTCCACACCGACGACCTCAACGCGGCGACCGGGCTCCGCGTCCCGTACGACCGGCAGGCGCTCGCCGCGTGCAGCCGGCTCCTCGCGGACGCGCTGGCCGAGCGGGCGCCCGGCGGATCGGTGGAGGTCAGGGTGCCGCCGTACGCCGTGGTGCAGTGCGTTCAGGGCCCGCGCCACACGCGCGGCACCCCGCCCAACGTCGTCGAGACCGACCCGCTCACCTGGATTCGGCTGGCCACCGGGCGTACGGAATGGGCGCGCGAGGTCGAAGCGGCGAAGGTCTCCGCCAGTGGCGAGCGCGCCGACCTGTCGGACCTGCTGCCCCTGATGGGCTGA
- a CDS encoding DUF6274 family protein: protein MGATTAESAREHGRGPRHAVRALLRAHLAAASGYRHLTRRCAVCARLLRLATEPVTAPRSVRPGESPAGPPTAPAGRRRAPARASGTGDVSPPTT, encoded by the coding sequence ATGGGGGCAACCACGGCCGAGTCGGCGCGGGAGCACGGGAGGGGGCCCCGGCACGCCGTCCGGGCATTGCTGAGGGCCCATCTGGCCGCCGCTTCCGGCTACCGGCACCTCACCCGGCGCTGCGCGGTCTGCGCCCGGCTGCTGCGGCTCGCCACGGAGCCCGTGACGGCCCCCCGGAGCGTCCGGCCGGGCGAGAGCCCCGCCGGACCGCCCACGGCGCCCGCGGGGCGCCGGCGGGCCCCGGCACGGGCTTCGGGGACTGGGGACGTAAGTCCTCCCACGACATGA
- the bldC gene encoding developmental transcriptional regulator BldC, protein MTARTPDAEPLLTPAEVATMFRVDPKTVTRWAKAGKLTSIRTLGGHRRYREAEVRALLAGIPQQRSEG, encoded by the coding sequence ATGACCGCTCGCACCCCTGATGCCGAGCCGCTGCTGACCCCGGCTGAGGTTGCCACGATGTTCCGCGTGGACCCGAAGACGGTTACCCGTTGGGCGAAGGCGGGCAAGCTCACGTCCATTCGCACGCTCGGCGGGCACCGCCGGTACCGCGAGGCGGAGGTCCGTGCCCTGCTGGCGGGCATTCCGCAGCAGCGCAGCGAGGGCTGA
- a CDS encoding TetR/AcrR family transcriptional regulator produces MTEGMGLRERKKIETRRRLLAAATKLFSERGFDHVSVAEIADAADVSKMTVFNYFDCKEDLVFSPLEEHADDAARVVRERAPGESAVAALRRQFVEAVERHDPSVGMGDSPVALGIVRLIMETPALLARAHSFFVRTQDRLTEALIEEGEDPAMARIVACQLLGTRNALLTENRRRLLAGEPSAAVAADAVVLAHRAFDLLEKGLGDYATRS; encoded by the coding sequence ATGACCGAGGGCATGGGCCTGCGCGAGCGCAAGAAGATCGAGACCCGGCGCCGCCTGCTGGCGGCCGCCACGAAGCTGTTCTCCGAGCGCGGGTTCGACCATGTCTCCGTCGCGGAGATCGCCGACGCCGCCGACGTATCGAAGATGACCGTCTTCAACTACTTCGACTGCAAGGAAGACCTGGTCTTCTCGCCGCTGGAGGAGCACGCGGACGACGCCGCGCGGGTCGTACGGGAGCGGGCTCCCGGCGAGTCGGCGGTCGCGGCGCTGCGCCGGCAGTTCGTCGAGGCCGTCGAGCGCCACGACCCCTCGGTGGGCATGGGCGACTCTCCGGTGGCGCTCGGCATCGTGCGGCTGATCATGGAGACGCCCGCGCTGCTCGCCCGCGCCCACTCCTTCTTCGTGCGCACCCAGGACCGGCTCACCGAGGCGCTGATCGAGGAGGGCGAGGACCCGGCCATGGCGCGCATCGTCGCCTGCCAGCTGCTCGGCACCCGCAACGCGCTGCTCACCGAGAACCGCAGGCGCCTGCTGGCCGGCGAACCGTCCGCCGCGGTCGCCGCCGACGCGGTCGTCCTGGCCCACCGGGCCTTCGACCTGCTGGAAAAGGGCCTCGGCGACTACGCGACCCGGAGCTGA
- the purM gene encoding phosphoribosylformylglycinamidine cyclo-ligase, whose product MSETTGASYAAAGVDIEAGDRAVELMKEWVRKTQRPEVAGLGGLGGFAGLFDASALKRYERPLLASATDGVGTKVDLARRMGVYDTIGRDLVGMVVDDLVVCGAEPLFMTDYICVGKVHPERVAAIVKGIAEGCVLAGCALVGGETAEHPGLLAADDFDVAGAGTGVVEADRLLGPDRIREGDAVIAMASSGLHSNGYSLVRHVVFDRAGWTLDRQVEEFGRTLGEELLEPTRIYSLDCLALTRTTEVHGFSHVTGGGLANNLARVIPDHLHATVDRSTWTPGAVFDLVGTVGRVERLELEKTLNMGVGMIAVVPADSVDAALTTLADRGVDSWVAGEITARGDHTTGAELVGSYAR is encoded by the coding sequence ATGTCTGAGACAACAGGTGCTTCCTACGCGGCAGCGGGCGTCGACATCGAGGCCGGCGACCGCGCCGTCGAGCTGATGAAGGAGTGGGTCAGGAAGACGCAGCGCCCCGAGGTCGCGGGCCTCGGCGGCCTCGGCGGCTTCGCGGGCCTCTTCGACGCCTCGGCGCTCAAGCGCTACGAGCGCCCGCTCCTCGCCTCCGCCACGGACGGCGTCGGCACCAAGGTCGACCTCGCCCGCCGCATGGGCGTGTACGACACGATCGGCCGCGACCTCGTCGGCATGGTCGTGGACGACCTCGTCGTCTGCGGCGCCGAGCCGCTCTTCATGACCGACTACATCTGCGTCGGCAAGGTGCACCCCGAGCGCGTCGCGGCCATCGTCAAGGGCATCGCCGAAGGCTGTGTGCTGGCCGGCTGCGCCCTGGTGGGCGGCGAGACGGCCGAGCACCCCGGCCTGCTGGCCGCGGACGACTTCGACGTCGCCGGAGCCGGTACGGGCGTGGTCGAGGCCGACCGCCTGCTGGGCCCCGACCGCATCCGCGAGGGCGACGCCGTGATCGCCATGGCGTCCTCCGGGCTTCACTCCAACGGGTACTCGCTCGTCCGCCACGTGGTCTTCGACCGGGCCGGCTGGACGCTGGACCGCCAGGTCGAGGAGTTCGGCCGGACCCTGGGCGAGGAGCTCCTGGAGCCCACCCGGATCTACTCGCTGGACTGCCTGGCCCTCACCCGTACGACCGAGGTGCACGGCTTCAGCCACGTCACCGGCGGCGGCCTGGCCAACAACCTGGCCCGCGTCATCCCGGACCACCTGCACGCCACGGTGGACCGCTCCACCTGGACGCCGGGCGCGGTCTTCGACCTCGTCGGCACGGTCGGCCGGGTCGAGCGGCTGGAGCTGGAGAAGACGCTCAACATGGGCGTCGGCATGATCGCGGTCGTGCCCGCCGACTCCGTGGACGCGGCGCTGACCACGCTGGCCGACCGGGGCGTCGACTCCTGGGTCGCCGGTGAGATCACCGCGCGCGGCGACCACACGACCGGCGCCGAGCTGGTGGGCTCGTACGCACGCTGA
- the hrpA gene encoding ATP-dependent RNA helicase HrpA produces the protein MSTSFADLQSRLAQLSLRDANRLGRRLEGARRIRKPEAQRAVLDEIAAQADKAAERLGLRAGRMPAVTYPEQLPVSQKKDEILEAIRDHQVVIVAGETGSGKTTQIPKICMELGRGVRGMIGHTQPRRIAARTVAERIADELKTPLGEAVGWKVRFTDQVNPDATFVKLMTDGILLAEIQTDRELLAYDTIIIDEAHERSLNIDFLLGYLARLLPRRPDLKVVVTSATIDPERFSRHFGDAPIIEVSGRTYPVEVRYRPLLEEDAEDADRDQITAICDAVDELQGEGPGDVLVFLSGEREIRDTADALNKRNLRHTEVLPLYARLSHAEQHRVFQRHTGRRIVLATNVAETSLTVPGIKYVIDPGTARISRYSHRTKVQRLPIEPVSQASANQRKGRCGRTSDGICIRLYSEDDFLTRPEFTDAEILRTNLASVILQMTAAGLGDIEKFPFIDPPDHRNIRDGVQLLQELGALDPTEKDPKKRLTPLGRKLSQLPVDPRLARMVVEADRNGCVREVMVIAAALSIQDPRERPSDKQTQADQQHARFKDETSDFLAFLNLWRYIREQQKERGSSSFRRMCKQEYLNFLRIREWQDIYAQLRSVAKQMGISLNDEDASEQSVHTSLLSGLLSHIGLKDTEKNEYLGARSAKFAIFPGSALFKKQPRFVMSAELVETSRLWARVNARVEPEWIEPVAQHLLKRTYSEPHWEKDQAAVMAYERVTLYGVPIVAQRKINFGRIDQETSRDLFIRNALVEGDWRTRHQFFHANRKLLGEVEELEHRARRRDILVDDETLFDFYDQRIPEHIVSGAHFDSWWKHKRRDEPDALDFERSMLINEKAGAVTKDDYPDSWRQGKLKFRVTYQFEPGADADGVTVHIPLQVLNQVTAEGFDWQIPGLREEVVTELIRSLPKPVRRHYVPAPNYAAKFLERAVPLQEPITVTLARELQRMVGVPVTADDFDLGRVPDHLKITFRIVDERRRRVAEDKDLEALRLRLRPKARQALSKAAAATAGPSGESIERSGLKDWTIGTLDKVFETRRAGQPVKAYPALVDQGDTVAVRLFDTEAEQQQAMWRGTRKLILLNIPVNPAKFASDTLTNQQKLALSRNPHGSVQALFDDCATAAADRLIAAHGGPAWDEASFRKLFDKVRADLVDLTVRTIGQVQQILAAWQACERRLKTTNSLVLINNVTDVRDHLARLMPPGFVTATGLRRLPDLMRYLVAEDRRLQQMPTNVQRDTTRMDKVHEMQDEYAWLLEQLPKGRPVPQEVLDIRWMIEELRVSYFAHALGTAFPVSDKRIVKAIDAAAP, from the coding sequence ATGTCTACTTCCTTCGCCGATCTCCAGTCCCGGCTCGCACAGCTCTCCCTCCGCGATGCGAACCGGCTCGGCCGCCGTCTCGAGGGAGCCCGCCGCATCCGTAAGCCCGAGGCACAGCGGGCCGTGCTGGACGAGATCGCCGCCCAGGCGGACAAGGCGGCCGAACGGCTCGGCCTGCGGGCCGGCCGGATGCCCGCCGTCACCTACCCCGAACAGCTCCCGGTCAGTCAGAAGAAGGACGAGATCCTGGAGGCGATACGCGACCACCAGGTCGTGATCGTCGCGGGTGAGACCGGGTCCGGCAAGACCACCCAGATCCCCAAGATCTGCATGGAGCTGGGCCGGGGCGTCCGGGGCATGATCGGGCACACCCAGCCGCGCCGGATCGCCGCGCGCACGGTGGCCGAGCGGATCGCCGACGAGCTGAAGACGCCGCTGGGCGAGGCGGTCGGCTGGAAGGTCCGCTTCACCGACCAGGTGAACCCGGACGCGACCTTCGTCAAGCTGATGACGGACGGCATCCTCCTCGCGGAGATCCAGACGGACCGCGAGCTGCTGGCCTACGACACGATCATCATCGACGAGGCCCACGAGCGGTCCCTGAACATCGACTTCCTGCTCGGCTATCTGGCCCGGCTGCTGCCCCGGCGCCCCGACCTGAAGGTCGTCGTCACCTCCGCGACCATCGACCCGGAACGCTTCTCGCGCCACTTCGGCGACGCACCGATCATCGAGGTCAGCGGGCGCACGTATCCGGTCGAGGTCCGCTACCGGCCGCTGCTCGAAGAGGACGCCGAGGACGCCGACCGCGACCAGATCACCGCCATCTGCGACGCCGTGGACGAGCTGCAGGGCGAGGGCCCCGGCGACGTCCTGGTCTTCCTCTCCGGCGAGCGGGAGATCCGCGACACCGCCGACGCCCTCAACAAGCGCAATCTGCGCCACACCGAGGTGCTCCCCCTCTACGCACGCCTGTCGCACGCCGAACAGCACCGCGTCTTCCAGCGCCACACCGGACGCAGGATCGTTCTGGCGACGAACGTCGCCGAGACCTCGCTGACCGTGCCCGGCATCAAGTACGTGATCGATCCGGGCACCGCCCGCATCTCCCGCTACAGCCACCGCACCAAGGTCCAGCGGCTGCCCATCGAGCCCGTCTCGCAGGCCAGCGCCAACCAGCGCAAGGGCCGCTGCGGCCGTACCTCGGACGGCATCTGCATCCGGCTGTACTCCGAGGACGACTTCCTGACCCGCCCGGAGTTCACGGACGCGGAGATCCTGCGGACGAACCTGGCCTCCGTCATCCTCCAGATGACCGCCGCCGGCCTCGGCGACATCGAGAAGTTCCCCTTCATCGACCCGCCGGACCACCGCAACATCCGCGACGGCGTCCAGCTCCTCCAGGAGCTGGGAGCGCTCGACCCCACCGAAAAGGACCCCAAAAAGCGGCTCACCCCGCTCGGCCGCAAGCTCTCGCAGCTCCCGGTGGACCCCCGCCTGGCCCGGATGGTCGTCGAGGCCGACCGCAACGGCTGCGTACGCGAGGTCATGGTCATCGCCGCCGCGCTCTCCATCCAGGACCCGCGCGAGCGGCCCTCCGACAAACAGACGCAGGCCGACCAGCAGCACGCCCGGTTCAAGGACGAGACCTCCGACTTCCTGGCCTTCCTCAACCTGTGGCGCTACATCCGCGAGCAGCAGAAGGAGCGCGGCTCCTCCAGCTTCCGCCGGATGTGCAAGCAGGAGTACCTCAACTTCCTGCGCATCCGCGAATGGCAGGACATCTACGCCCAGCTGCGCTCGGTCGCCAAGCAGATGGGCATCTCCCTGAACGACGAGGACGCGTCCGAGCAGTCGGTGCACACCTCGCTGCTGTCCGGGCTGCTGTCGCACATCGGCCTCAAGGACACCGAGAAGAACGAGTACCTGGGCGCCCGCAGCGCCAAGTTCGCGATCTTCCCCGGTTCGGCGCTGTTCAAGAAGCAGCCGCGGTTCGTGATGTCCGCGGAGCTGGTGGAGACCTCCCGGCTGTGGGCACGGGTCAACGCCCGCGTCGAGCCGGAGTGGATCGAGCCGGTGGCCCAGCATCTGCTGAAGCGCACCTACAGCGAACCGCACTGGGAGAAGGATCAGGCGGCCGTCATGGCGTACGAGCGGGTCACCCTGTACGGGGTGCCGATCGTGGCCCAGCGCAAGATCAATTTCGGCCGGATCGACCAGGAGACCTCGCGGGACCTCTTCATCCGCAACGCCCTGGTCGAGGGCGACTGGCGCACCCGCCACCAGTTCTTCCACGCCAACCGCAAACTGCTCGGCGAGGTCGAGGAGCTGGAGCACCGCGCCCGGCGCCGCGACATCCTGGTGGACGACGAGACGCTGTTCGACTTCTACGACCAGCGCATCCCCGAACACATCGTCTCCGGCGCCCACTTCGACTCCTGGTGGAAGCACAAGCGCCGCGACGAGCCCGACGCGCTCGACTTCGAGCGCTCGATGCTCATCAACGAGAAGGCCGGGGCCGTCACCAAGGACGACTACCCGGACTCCTGGCGGCAGGGGAAGCTCAAGTTCCGGGTGACCTACCAGTTCGAGCCGGGCGCGGACGCCGACGGGGTCACCGTCCACATTCCGCTCCAGGTGCTGAACCAGGTCACGGCCGAGGGCTTCGACTGGCAGATCCCCGGCCTGCGCGAGGAGGTCGTCACCGAACTCATCCGCTCGCTGCCCAAGCCGGTCCGCCGGCACTACGTGCCCGCGCCGAACTACGCCGCCAAGTTCCTGGAGCGGGCCGTCCCCCTCCAGGAACCGATCACGGTGACGCTGGCCCGCGAGCTCCAGCGCATGGTCGGCGTCCCGGTCACCGCGGACGACTTCGACCTGGGCCGGGTCCCGGACCACCTCAAGATCACCTTCCGGATCGTGGACGAGCGGCGCCGCAGGGTCGCCGAGGACAAGGACCTGGAGGCGCTGCGGCTGCGGCTGCGCCCGAAGGCCCGGCAGGCCCTCTCCAAGGCCGCCGCGGCCACCGCGGGGCCCTCCGGCGAGTCCATCGAGCGCTCGGGCCTCAAGGACTGGACGATCGGCACGCTGGACAAGGTCTTCGAGACCCGCAGGGCCGGTCAGCCGGTGAAGGCGTATCCGGCGCTCGTCGACCAGGGCGACACCGTCGCCGTACGCCTCTTCGACACGGAGGCCGAGCAGCAGCAGGCGATGTGGCGCGGCACCCGGAAGCTGATTCTGCTGAACATCCCGGTGAACCCGGCGAAGTTCGCCTCGGACACGCTGACGAACCAGCAGAAGCTGGCCCTGTCCCGCAACCCGCACGGCTCCGTCCAGGCCCTGTTCGACGACTGCGCGACGGCGGCCGCGGACCGGCTGATCGCGGCGCACGGCGGCCCCGCCTGGGACGAGGCGTCGTTCCGGAAGCTGTTCGACAAGGTGCGCGCCGACCTCGTGGACCTGACCGTCCGCACGATCGGCCAGGTGCAGCAGATCCTCGCGGCCTGGCAGGCGTGCGAGCGCCGGCTCAAGACCACCAACAGCCTGGTGCTGATCAACAACGTCACGGACGTACGCGACCACCTGGCGCGCCTGATGCCGCCCGGCTTCGTCACCGCGACCGGGCTGCGCAGGCTGCCCGACCTGATGCGCTACCTGGTCGCCGAGGACCGCAGGCTCCAGCAGATGCCGACCAACGTCCAGCGCGACACCACGCGCATGGACAAGGTCCACGAGATGCAGGACGAGTACGCCTGGCTGCTGGAGCAGCTGCCGAAGGGCAGGCCCGTCCCGCAGGAGGTCCTGGACATCCGGTGGATGATCGAGGAGCTGCGGGTGAGCTACTTCGCGCACGCCCTGGGCACCGCGTTCCCCGTCTCGGACAAGCGCATCGTGAAGGCCATCGACGCCGCCGCGCCCTGA